In the genome of Candidatus Binatus sp., the window TGGCGCGACGGCGTGGCATCGCCTGGGCTTCAGCGATTGGCGTGAAGAACGGCGGATGGACCTGAAGCCGCGTCCGAAATAACTCGGTCGGCTGCTGTTTTTGACCGCTCGGTAAGCGTCATATTGTCATTGACAAACGGGCGCAATCGCCTTACTAGACTAATCGGGTCCGGTATTCCATCATGCAACTGATTCGCGAGGGATTCCGTTTGACTATCTCTGGGGAATGTCTATACTATACCTAGCAGGTCCACTATTAAGAATTGGAGCGTTTCCGACGGAACGAATCGAAAGGGACCGAGAGAGAAGATGCTGAAGAAGCCCGTTTACATGGACAATCACGCGACCACGCGTGTCGATTCTCGCGTGATCGATGCGATGCTCCCGTATTTCACCGAGAAGTTCGGCAACGCCGCCAGCCGCAACCATAGCTTCGGCTGGGAGGCGGAAGAGGCCGTCGATCGCGCGCGCAACCAGATCGCGGCGCTGATCGGCGCCAAGAGCAAGGAAATCATTTTCACCAGCGGCGCCACCGAATCCGACAACCTGGCGATCAAGGGCGTCGTCGAGTTTTACAAAGACAAGGGCAGCCACGTCATCAGCTGCGTCACCGAGCACAAGGCCGTGCTCGACAGTTGCCGCGCGCTGGAGCGGGCGGGCAAGGCCACGGTCACGTACCTGCCGGTTGACAAGTACGGGATGGTCGATCCCGACGCGGTGCGCCGCGCGATCACCGACAAGACCGTGCTGATCACGATCATGTGGGCCAACAACGAGATCGGCACGATTCATCCGATCGCGGAGATCGGCAGGATCGCCAAGGAAAAGGGCGTCATCTTCCATTGCGACGCGGTCCAGGCGATTGGCAAGGTGCCGGTCGATTTCGAAAAGGCGGGCGTCGATCTCGCGTCGATAACCGCGCACAAGATTTACGGGCCCAAGGGAATCGGCGCGATCTACGTTCGCTCGAAGGGACCGCGCGTGCGGCTGAGTCCGCAGATGGACGGCGGCGGCCATGAGCGCGGGATGCGCTCGGGGACGCTCAATGTGCCGGGAATCGTCGGCCTGGGCGCGGCGTGCGAAATCGCGGGGATGGAGATGCCCGAGGAAGCGCGGCGCCTGATTCAGTTGCGCAGCCAGCTGCAGGCGGGATTGTTCGAGCGCCTCGACGAGATTTACGTCAACGGTCATCCGACCGAGCGTCTCCCCGGCAATCTGAACGTGAGCTTCGCCTACGTCGAAGGCGAGTCGCTGCTGATGGGCATCAACGATATCGCGGTCAGCTCGGGCTCCGCCTGCACCTCGGCGACGCTGGAGCCGTCGTACGTGATCCGCGCGCTCGGCATCGACGACGAGCTGGCGCACAGCTCGATTCGTTTCGGGCTGGGCCGCTTCAACACGCTGGAAGAAGTCGATTACGTGACGGACAGGGTCAGCAAGGAAGTGAAGCGGCTGCGCGAAATGTCGCCGCTGTACGAGATGGCGAAAGAAGGGGTCGATCTCAAGTCGGTCAATTGGAAGTCATAACCCAACGTCATATGGACGCGGCGCTTCAGGGAAAAAATCATGGCTTATTCGGATAAGGTTATCGAGCACTACAACAATCCACGCAACGTCGGCAGCTTCGCCAAGGACGAGCCCAACGTCGGCACCGGCGTCGTCGGCGCGCCGGAATGCGGCGACGTGATGAAGCTGCAGTTGAAGATCAGCGACCTCGGCGTGATCGAGGATGCGCGCTTCAAGACCTTCGGATGCGGCAGCGCGATCGCAAGTTCGAGCTACGTCACCGAACTGGTCAAGGGCAAGCATATCGACGAGGCGATGACGATTAAGAACACCGTCATCGTCAAGGAGCTCAACCTGCCGCCGGTCAAGATTCACTGCTCCGTGCTCGCCGAGGACGCGATCAAGGCCGCGATCACCGATTGGCGCAAGCGCAAGGGCGACCACGCCGCCTCCGACGAGCCGGCGCTCCAGTCGAAGGAGGCGTAGTCTTTCGTGGTGATTTCTCTTTCCGAGGGCGCCGCCCAGAAAATCAGGCAACTCGTCGCCGACAAGGGCGAGGGCGCCGGCCTGCGGGTGAAGGTCGTTGGCGGCGGATGCTCGGGCTTGCAATACCGGATGGAAATCGACGCCGCCAAAGAGCGCGACAAGGTTTTCGAGCGCGACGGCGCGCGTCTGATCGTGGACAAGAAAAGTTTTCTCTATCTCAACGGCTCCGAGCTCGACTACGGCGAAGAACTGATGTCGTCGGGGTTCAAGGTCGTCAATCCAAACGCCAAGCGCAGTTGCGGATGTGGAGAATCGTTCGTCGTATGAACGAGTGGACGTGGGGACTGCTGTCTCAAGATGATCGAATGCCCTTCATGTGGACGGCGGCAGGAGCCGCTGCTGACTTGCGCTGATTGCGGGTCGCCGCTTGCGGCGCCACTCGATTGTTTCGCCGCGCTGGGGATGCCCCGCAAGCTGACGATCGATCCCGGCGCGCTCGAGCGCCGCTACCACGAGTTGAGCCGCAAGATTCATCCCGACAGGTTCGCATCCAGCGCCGCCCGGGTGCGCGACGCGAGTCTGCGCGCCACCGCGACGCTGACCCGCAGCTACCGCACGCTGCGCGATCCGGTCGCCCGCGGCCTTTACTGGCTCGAACTAAACGGCGAAAAGCTCGCCGAGAACAACAAACGCGTTCCCTCCGATCTCGCCGAGCTGGTCTTCGAGGTGCAGGAGCAACTCGCCGAGATGCACGATGCGCCCGCTGACTCGGACGCGGCGCGCGGATTCGCAGCCCAGGTCGCCCAGCGGCGCGGCCAGCTTCAAATCACGATGGATGCCAGGCTGGCGGAACTCGAGCGAAATTTCGTGAAATGGGATCAGCGCCCGGATGAAAGCATGCTTACATTGGAGTTGAAGGCGATTCTTTCGAGCATCGCCTACCTGCGTACTCTGATTCGCGACGTCGATCGCGCGCTCGAGAACTCAAAGGCCGCCTGACAACGCAACCTGATAAAGTAAAGATGTCCCGAATTTTTGGCATAGACCTCGGCACCACCAACAGCCTGATTGCCGCCATGGAAGACGGCGCGCCGCGCGTAATCGCGGTGGGCGGGAGCCACAATGCGCTGCTGCCGAGCGTGGTCGCGATTGCGCCCGACAGCGCCATCACCGTCGGCGAACGCGCCATCGAGATGGAGCCGCATCTGACCGTCGAACGCGACGGCCACGTGAGCGCGGTCGGTTTTGCCGGCGGCGAATACGGCGCCGTCATTCGATCCGTCAAGCGCTACATGGGATTGGGCGGCGACGAGATCGCGCCCGAAGATCGCGCGCGCTACACGTTTGCCGATCTAAGCGGCCCGGTGGTGCGCTTTCAAATCGGCAAGCGCGTCTTCACTCCCTCGCAAATTTCCGCCGAGATTCTGCGCGCCCTCAAGGACGGCGCCGAACGCGCTCTGCGCGCGGCCGGCAAAGATGAAAAAGTCGAGCGCGTCGTCATCACCGTTCCCGCATACTTCAACGACGGCCAGCGCCAGGCCACCAAGGATGCCGGCCGTCTGGCCGGTCTCGACGTCGTGCGCCTGGTGAACGAGCCGACCGCCGCGTCACTCGCCTACGGCTTGAACCAGCGGGCAACCGGCAACGTCGCCGTCTTCGATTTCGGCGGCGGCACCTTCGACATCTCGATTCTCAGCGTCAAGCAGGGGATCTTCGAGGTGCTGGCAACCAACGGCGATACCCATCTCGGTGGCGACGACATCGACCGAGCGATCGTCGATTGGCTGCTCGCTGAAGTTCCCGACGCTCTCAAGCTCGATCGCCACGTCTGGAACAGCGCTCGCATGGCCGCCGAGAACGCCAAGAAACGCCTCACCGATGTTGCCGAGACGCCAGTGGCCGTCGAACTCCCCGGCCACTCGATTCGCAAGCACTTGACCCGTGACGCGCTCGAGCACATGGCCGAGCCTTTCCTCGCGCGCGCGCTCAAGCGATGCGAGTTGGCCGTTGCCGACGCCAAACTCACGCCCGCCGGCATCGACGCCGTCGTTCTGGTCGGTGGCTTGACGCGGATGCCGCTGGTCCGCCAGCGCGTTGCCGCGATGTTCCACAAGGAACCCCTGTGCTCGATTGATCCCGACCAGGTCGTGGCTTTGGGGGCCGCGGTTCAGGCTTCTGTGCTAATGGGCACGCAGGGCGACATGCTCCTGCTCGACGTGGTTGCCCTGTCGCTAGGTATCGAAACGATGGGCGGCGTGATGGAACGTCTGATACATCGTAATACCACCATCCCGACCAGCGTAGCCGAAGGTTTCACCACGGCTGTGGATAATCAAACGCATGTTGATATCCATGTTTTGCAAGGAGAGCGTGAGCTTGCTAAAGATTGCCGTAGCTTAGCGCGCTTCAAGCTGGGGCCGATTCAGCCCCAGCCGGCGGGCGTCCCGCGCATCGAGGTCACTTTCCTCATCGATGCAAACGGGATACTAAATGTCAATGCGCGCGATGAGCGCACGGGCCGCGAGCATTCGGTCGACGTCAAGCCAAGCTATGGACTGACGGACGATGAAATCGAGCGAATGCTCGAAGAGGCCATCGATCTCGGGGAGCAGGATCTCGAAGAGCGCCTGCTGATTTCGTACCGCAACGACGCCGAGCAAATCCTGGGCGCACTTCGAAAGCAGCTCGGCGAATTCGGGGCCTTGGCTGAGATCGGCGAGCATGCGCGCATGGACGAGGTGGTGGAGCGGCTGGAGGCGGCCCGAAGCGGAACCGATCGCGAGCTAATCGCAAAGCTGGTCGAGGAGCTGAACGAAGTTACCACTCCGTTCGCGAAGCGGATCATGGACGTCGCTATCAAGCTGGCGCTCGAGAAGAAATCAGTGGAGGAACTTTCTTAGCAAGCTAACTTGCAACGAAAGCCGGGCGAGGGACGTATTGAAAATGGGGTTCAAGTGGGATCAGGCCGAGGAAATTGCCGAAGTGCTTGCGGAGAATCATCCGGGACTGGACCCGCTCGCCGCGCGCTTCACTGATCTGCGTCAATGGGTCATCGATCTCGACGAATTCGACGACAGTCGCGAGGGCTCTACCGAGGCAAAGTTGGAAGCCATCCAGATGGCATGGCACGAAATATACAAGGAACAGAACGAAGACGACTCTGAATAGGCGTAGGCGTGGCTGCGTCATAACTACGAGGAGGGTGGGGCGGTGGATGCACGCATGACATTGAAGACGGATAACGGAGAGAAGATGCAGGAAAAGGAAACACTGGACGAAAGATTGCCGGGGCTGTTCGAGCCCGACACTCTTTTGCCCGTTCAATACTTCGAAGCGATGCGCAAGAAGCATCTGCTCGAGGGCGAAAAGCGGCTCATCCTGAGCGTGCTCGAGGACGCGATCGAATGCTTCATGAAATGCATCGATGCGTCCACCAGCAAAGGCCAGCGATTGTTCCGCGACGCTGACGAATGGATCGCGCACGAGGACAAGCGCTGGGTCTTTTCGTTCGACAACGTCTGCGACATGCTCGACATCAATCCCGAGTACATGCGGATGGGTCTGCGCAAGTGGAAGGACAAACGGCTGGACGCGATCGCGCGCCGGCGCGCCGCGCTGGCCCTCGAGACCGAGCGCCCTGCCGCCGAGGCTGCGACGGA includes:
- the iscU gene encoding Fe-S cluster assembly scaffold IscU gives rise to the protein MAYSDKVIEHYNNPRNVGSFAKDEPNVGTGVVGAPECGDVMKLQLKISDLGVIEDARFKTFGCGSAIASSSYVTELVKGKHIDEAMTIKNTVIVKELNLPPVKIHCSVLAEDAIKAAITDWRKRKGDHAASDEPALQSKEA
- a CDS encoding IscS subfamily cysteine desulfurase gives rise to the protein MLKKPVYMDNHATTRVDSRVIDAMLPYFTEKFGNAASRNHSFGWEAEEAVDRARNQIAALIGAKSKEIIFTSGATESDNLAIKGVVEFYKDKGSHVISCVTEHKAVLDSCRALERAGKATVTYLPVDKYGMVDPDAVRRAITDKTVLITIMWANNEIGTIHPIAEIGRIAKEKGVIFHCDAVQAIGKVPVDFEKAGVDLASITAHKIYGPKGIGAIYVRSKGPRVRLSPQMDGGGHERGMRSGTLNVPGIVGLGAACEIAGMEMPEEARRLIQLRSQLQAGLFERLDEIYVNGHPTERLPGNLNVSFAYVEGESLLMGINDIAVSSGSACTSATLEPSYVIRALGIDDELAHSSIRFGLGRFNTLEEVDYVTDRVSKEVKRLREMSPLYEMAKEGVDLKSVNWKS
- the hscB gene encoding Fe-S protein assembly co-chaperone HscB, which codes for MPRKLTIDPGALERRYHELSRKIHPDRFASSAARVRDASLRATATLTRSYRTLRDPVARGLYWLELNGEKLAENNKRVPSDLAELVFEVQEQLAEMHDAPADSDAARGFAAQVAQRRGQLQITMDARLAELERNFVKWDQRPDESMLTLELKAILSSIAYLRTLIRDVDRALENSKAA
- a CDS encoding HesB/IscA family protein → MVISLSEGAAQKIRQLVADKGEGAGLRVKVVGGGCSGLQYRMEIDAAKERDKVFERDGARLIVDKKSFLYLNGSELDYGEELMSSGFKVVNPNAKRSCGCGESFVV
- the hscA gene encoding Fe-S protein assembly chaperone HscA — its product is MSRIFGIDLGTTNSLIAAMEDGAPRVIAVGGSHNALLPSVVAIAPDSAITVGERAIEMEPHLTVERDGHVSAVGFAGGEYGAVIRSVKRYMGLGGDEIAPEDRARYTFADLSGPVVRFQIGKRVFTPSQISAEILRALKDGAERALRAAGKDEKVERVVITVPAYFNDGQRQATKDAGRLAGLDVVRLVNEPTAASLAYGLNQRATGNVAVFDFGGGTFDISILSVKQGIFEVLATNGDTHLGGDDIDRAIVDWLLAEVPDALKLDRHVWNSARMAAENAKKRLTDVAETPVAVELPGHSIRKHLTRDALEHMAEPFLARALKRCELAVADAKLTPAGIDAVVLVGGLTRMPLVRQRVAAMFHKEPLCSIDPDQVVALGAAVQASVLMGTQGDMLLLDVVALSLGIETMGGVMERLIHRNTTIPTSVAEGFTTAVDNQTHVDIHVLQGERELAKDCRSLARFKLGPIQPQPAGVPRIEVTFLIDANGILNVNARDERTGREHSVDVKPSYGLTDDEIERMLEEAIDLGEQDLEERLLISYRNDAEQILGALRKQLGEFGALAEIGEHARMDEVVERLEAARSGTDRELIAKLVEELNEVTTPFAKRIMDVAIKLALEKKSVEELS
- the iscX gene encoding Fe-S cluster assembly protein IscX produces the protein MGFKWDQAEEIAEVLAENHPGLDPLAARFTDLRQWVIDLDEFDDSREGSTEAKLEAIQMAWHEIYKEQNEDDSE